The genomic region cttcttctttcctttggaactccggaacctcgagatTCCGAAGTCCTCTTCCTCGCTTCCCCTTCTTCtctccggaactctggaaccccgaggttccgaagttccttccccttttgccttctctccctagttcctctgaatcctttccttctcttcctctctctatcccgAAACCCCGAGTTTCTGAGATTCCTTGcttcttcccttgtcttcctcacttcgggagtccgAGCTTCCAAAGTCTCTGGGCTTCCTTCCGACTGGCAACACTTCCGAATGGCGTGATCAGTgctcaaggcttttaatgctccgacagttttggtgacttgtgcactttcttttgtggagccacaagggtgcattaaatgttttgGTAGggtttccatcaagggaggtatagggccatgcttggtgatttatgtcatgtctgactttggaaggtttgTCAATCCATCTTAGAATTGCCCTTTGTGGGCATGGCTAGGTTgtttgcatgtacaagtcaagtgcatgcacttccctgcacttccagactgacatgcaggggtcatgatcacccttgtgaccatttttctatataaggttgttaagcctcattgtaaagggttctctccttgctgctttgagctttcctatgctctttctcttctcttgaagacttgtagttaattttgcatttctacaactgtaagattggcttttggccttctgattaattaaaaatcaccattcttgcctcctTCTAACCTATGTATGCTGCGTATgcttttcttaccttcatcataggtgtatgtcttgtggcttttctctccatatatgctgtgttaacttgttttctgagtgtgacttgtgggaacccttctcccctcttgacacttagcaaattataacctccatacatgcgttcgggtcacttatgcaattgaagttgtgcatctcttgggttttttagttggttccttgtgccatttcggtagggagagaaacaatctcttcttggtgcatcacctcctttcatttcaagcattctctcttccctttacctctgcaaatagttaggataggcttaggagttagtttgaagtgttgagttggttcaacacttgcacttggattgagaaggaagtcggccttctctggagattcaacccccttgcgcaaagtcccacacttcggggttgtttccatgtttcacaaggttgttgagttgatagctcggcaagggtgcaagcttttgtgataacagggcCCATTTGAATAGAATGTCAGAATGCAATTACATATCAACCAGCAGCACGCTCTTGTACTAAGTTTGGTTCATGACCTTATCTTGACACAGGCCCTCCAGATTACCTAATTAGTCTAGATACCTTTCTTATGTAACTTAACTACATGAATCTAAGTGTGTGTGATTTCATCCTGACAAGCTACAACCATCAACTAAAGCCTTCTTCCCGGTCATACTCTCTCTCCAATCTAAGAGGATGTCACTAGTCCCTATCAGGCTAACATAATAAGTCATTACCGTCACAACCATGCTTAATTACCCTTCAAGTAATAACTAACGTAATCAAATTGTCTTTCCCAATTGCTTGTTATTAAACAATTAATACAATAATTGAGTGATTATGGTAGTCTAGTTAAATGAGATGTGACATTTCTGGTATTCCTTTTTTCCAATTACAATTGAAGCTTGGAAACAAGTTTCATTGTGTGCCAATTTCCTACTGGAAGTTTTCACACATTGTTGCAGGTTTATAGTgactgttgatggtgtttttacgcactatgcaacacagaataaaatactaagtattctatcttctcttgaacaaagactcccaaATGCTAAGTTACGTGATCAAGtgggacgactccaaggttctctaatgtcaggtcttgacgtgctcttggatagactcagttgtatatgatgtgatatttgttggaatcacaaggtggagttacgttgaatgcttgaatgcttgatgctgGAACATGGGATTAACTtgatttaaaaaaaggaaaaaggataagggttgagaAGGCTAGTCTAACTCTAGCTctaggaatgtaagagcaatggacgatctttgatgaaattcaactaagtcttgctttgacatgctatgaacatctccccaaggctagtgcaatctcctaaggatacctttttgattttcaaatcatcaccacaagcatagacaccatctagttgatgcatatcaatgaaagaatgataattgaagttaagctttggcTAAGATGGATCTAGTTGATTGCGCAAGGCACTTTACCAtcagcaaggtgttagtagtatggatgtacgaatttcaccattgattatacacaaagtcttccattcatctaaataacatgaaaatcaaatgagaagtagagaccatgcaaattgttgaatcaacatatcaatttcaccatatctttaatgaagtttacatgcttcttagaacaatgtcttggcaacaatctttgccttttcTTCTTATTCTACTCTAACTGCTATTTTCTACTCTACCATCTATTCGCAATTAaccttttacaaatgaagaagtggagccttacatagtgctctcattacaatttagtggcttagatcaatttgagatcaatggtcaagatcgaaagatagaaaccctaattagggtttgttacacccattgcaaagcatttaatgcttgaccaatgatataaTTACAATTAATGGGACACATGTTCTCTTTTGAAAATTCAACCAATAGATGATGATAGTAGGTACATTGAACTTTGTGCCCATGTGGTGGTTATCTTCTTTTGATAGATAAGctaagtacattgaatctagatGCCTTAGCTTGAAATGATGTGATTGGATAAATGATGACTTGGCGCCACCTCAACttgtttgatctttgtaactcatcacaagttgtgaatgaatgaggcatatctcttgatactcaacattatcaagctcttgatgtgatgatgacttttctcaatttgatcttctcgctttgattaactcttctaaaactctCGTCTTGATCACTTGCATTCTTCTATCTGTCGAGCTATActagcaatgattcttggatttccgaaggaaattcaagattgtgaaaatttcaTCCTTGAATACTTGATGTTGAAAGTTGCTCCTCAATTGAAGTGTGTTTTGTGAAATCCTTTCCTTCAAGCAGCTTCCTTGTATCCTTCTAAGACTTGAAGTGTTGCAATGAATCATCATGCTGATCACGTTCTTGGTCCTTGACTCAGCTTAGGACGAACCCTGTTCTTGGCTAAGACGTCTTGTTCTCCTTCATCCTAGAGCTGATCTtcatctcttgaatgcttgatgcaaTGATAGGATTATGTTGATCTCCCCCTTATTCCTTATGCTGACTCTCTGTATCAGACCTGGAAGAAAATGAAAACACCTTAATCATGATTGCAAAAACAAAAGCCTTTGAAGATAATGAATAAGAAGCTGGATCAGTCACGAAGTGAGGTCTGATTTtatataaaaatgatgaaatacTCCTTATTTCAGACCTGCAAACACTTCAAAATAGACTGGTTATGTTAATTTGATTGCCCTTTTGGTCAAATTGCCTTTCTTTAAATTATTATGTCCTCTAATTGATCACTGGATTCAGTCAAACTGTGGCGTAGATTCAGTAGTCCTCTCCAAAGATTAATGAATTTGCTGAGTCAAGAGGCTTGTTTGCTGTGAGTAATGATCAAATTCAATGCCCAAGTGAAAATCACACTTCTAGATAAATTCGCCATGGCTCTGTGATCTTGGTGCAATTTGGATCAGAATTGTATTTTCAAAGTGGACTCGCTGTAGTTTAATGTATAATCTGAGCTTGAACTGCTATGCTGGTAGTAAAATTCGCTGATATCCGATAATCACAAAGTCACTGCCTTCAATGAGAAGTTTGCTGTTGGTGATGATGGGTTCGCTGTCTCAAATGACTGAACTGATTTTGCCTCACCTTGATCAAAACCTCAATTAATACTGAACAAATTCACTGATGTCAAATTGAGGGTTAAATCACTGAACTAGTGGCAATATCGATCATGTGTTGATCAAAATGAAATGATCAGCACTAGTTTATAGCGATTTGGAGAGATTCAGTACCTCGTCACAAGCATTTGCAAATTCTATTACACTTGAGACAATAAGTGTCTTTGTCGTCATCACTTAAtgtttcataatcatttattacaGATTTTAAATGAAAGCACCTTCCTCAAAATCGTGGTCTCTTTGAAATGATTTAATTTGCCACTCACATTAAACGTATTACAATTACTAAATGGAATGCAATCACCAAACATTAAATACATTGCAAtcgatttcaataaagtatttcgaGTTTTGCAAATTAAACCATTAAATGCAATTGCCTTGCAACCATTAATAGATGCAATCCACATGCATCGAATGCATTGTAATCATCATTTATAGCCTGTGCTTAGAACttaaaaatttgaattaaatgAGAACAACCAGCTATATCAGATTAAATGACTTGCATTGATCGAATTAGATTAAAGTCACCAATTTTAAATGCTTTCGTTTCGCCTTGCatttactatttgaaatcatccttGAGTTTTAAATCTTCACATTGAATGTGCTTTGTACGGACAGTTTGGAGGCATGATGAGTTAGTCTTGAAAGGTGGTATTGTCATCTTCGTTCATCACACTTATTGAATGACTTGCATTGTTCAAGGCGTAGCTCTCGTTTCTCTCATAATCGAACTTGACAATAGCACAAGGCATTGAGAGCAATGCATGAGGTAGCTCATTCacatgccttagccaatttttttgatttttcaattttgcaCTTCTTCCAAATGACTTGCATTGTTCAAGGCGTAGCTCTCCTTTCTCTCATAATCGAACTTGACAATAGCACAAGGCATTGAGAGCAATGCACGAGGTAGCTCATTCacatgccttagccaatttttttgatttttcaattttgcaCTTCTTCCAAATGAAAAGCTAATAGCTAAACGACTCAACAACTAACTTAGAAAGcagaaaagtgggggtccccatttgcaatggggtgatgtgtgaaaacgtcacaacaatgaCATGAGGTGTATTTATCTATTCACTTGTTTGTGATAATCTTGGCGCCTATAGATGCTTCTCAGATTTTCTTAATAGACTCTCTAAGTTGATGTTTTAATCATTTTTTTCCTACTCTGCTAATATTTGACCATTTCAGTGATATGTCTTGTAGGTTCTCCCTTGTAGCTAGCTATTTCCCATTATTCTCGCATGAAATCGCTGAACAATTTTCTATTTTCCTACTGTTATATTGAGGTTCATTGGAGATGCATTCACTGTTTCTTTTGCCTATTCTAAGCTAGTTGTTCCTTTACAAATCATCCTGTCACCTTTTTAGGCACTTGTGGACATTCATATTGATAAACTCTTTTGTCCCTTTCTCTTGCTAGcgtttgttgtcttgatgtttgTGATGTCTGTTAATTTATTTGTAGAGTAGGAATTTAAATTTGAAAGCTATTATATTGTGGCATTGTGATGATATTTTGTCCCACATTAATAATCTCTCCCTCAAGCTTTGGATTTTATTTAGCTTCAATAAAAAAGAAATACTACTTATTTTCTAAGTGGAGATTTAAGATGTTGAGATGGCATGCAGGTAACAGCATTTAATGGAGGCAGCATTTGCATTGGGACTCGTCTTCATCACATAGTAGCAGATGGAAACTCATATTGGCATTTCATGAAATCATGGGCCGAGTGTTGCAGAGGAGCGCCCATTTCCAGATATCCTGAGCACAAAAGAGACTTCTTTAGACTTTCCAACAACATTATCAATCCAAGCAATATTGCTGCAGAAGATAGCAAATGTACTTTCCATGAAAGCAAACAAGCACAGAGCAAAAGCTGCAAAACAGATGGAGAAACACAACATTTGCCGTCTCAGATGCCAGACCATAAAAATGAAAGCAGTGAAACAAAACTCTTGGATTCTAACCAGATCTACAAAATTGATGACGTAAGCAGACCTCTTGAGAAGGGTAATCAGCCTAAAGATTTGATATACAAAACATTTCATTGTAGTAAAGAGATGATTCAGAAGCAAAAGGCTCAGGCTGAGAAAAATGGAAACCAAGTTTTTAGCTCTTTTGTGGCAGTTGCAGCTCATTTTTGGAGATGCATAGTTAAAGCTCGACAAATCCCAGATGAAGGGCCTGTAGGGATGCTTCTGCTAGTAGACAGTAGAAATCGAGCAAATCCTCCGTTGTCTCCAGCTTATTTTGGCAACTGTGTACAAATTACATTTGCCAATGCAACTGCTAGAGAACTGTTGAGCCAAACAGTGTCCTTTGCATGCAGCCTTATTAAAGAAGCAGTTAACAAGTGTACAGAAGAAAGTCTTATAAATATGATAAAATGGGAGGAATCTAATTGGCAGGACAAGGAACGTGAGAAGCCTGAGAAGCGTCCTATGAGAGAAAGGTGTACTGTGCACGTAATCAGTTCTCCAAGGTTTCCTGTGTATGAGGTTGATTATGGGTGGGGGAGGCCAGTGAATGTGCAAGCTGCATCGATGAACGAAATAGGAGCCATGGTATTGTTTCCTGGCAGAGATGGTGGTGGTACAATGGATATCTCTACCTGTCTTCCTCAATCTCAGATGGATGTCTTCCATTCCCTGTTTGTTGGATCTATCAGTTCATTGCAACCCGATGAATGAAAGTAGGACTACTATGTTCAGTACTTAGAGCTTCAATCCTAACCTTTAGTTAGGTATTTATATTTTTTTAGGCTTTTTAACCATGTGTATTAAGGTACTTCTTTGATGACCAATTCCCATGAGTAGTCACTTCTTGAATGTCCTTATCCAATTTCATGTGCGTTGCTAACAGTCACAAGGCAAGGGAACAAATAAAGAATAAAAGCACCTCTAAGAAACATTAGCACTCGAAAAAAGGAAGATGCTAATACATCAAGCCAGGGACTTTCAAACTTATGAATTGTTAACTTAAAAAAGTGTTCCATTACAAAGGGTATTCCATGCAAGACAACTGTGAAATTGTTGGTCCTGTTCTGCAATAATTGAATTGTTTACGGTCCAACCTAAACCCGTTAGCTTATATTTAACAATATGCTGCATGGTAATTGGCTTGAATGAAAAGCTTGAATACTAAACAAGATTTTTCATTTTTGTGGTTAGTTATGTCACAGATGCTATAAAAAGCATAAGAAAAGGAGTATTGATAGCCTTGTTATATAGATATAATTTGATATAAATGGCAGCCACAGAAAATATTGTCTAAAATACAACAATGATGTAAATAGCATATTAGCTATAGAAAATATTGTCTAAAATACATTTTGTCGCATATATGCAATAGGGTAAGCTGATAATACAACTAAAACATTCTATTCTAAGACAATTTGTTTTATAGATGTATCCCAGTGCCAAGAACCCAAATAATGGTTCtgataaacaattgaaatattTGGGCATGGAGTACCCATATGCTTTGATTGGGTTACAGTTGCACTAGTGTAATGTTTccaaccaatttttttatataaatatgcaaatctgaaaatatATTCAGCACATACAATATAAAATATGTTGAAATAATCACCATTaaatttatatacaaaatttgaaaTATATAATAATGATTTTCATAAACTAAGTCATGAAATTCACATAAATTTGGGCCCAAACGTATGTGGCTGATTTATATAATTCAAATGAACAGTAAAATGCTGGAAGAAACCTAAAATGTACAAAATTACTGAATACCGAAACCTAAAATATACCATGCTTGTTGTAGATCCTCAAATTTGCAATTTGTTAGcccaattttaaacttgtcaaaaTTTAAACTTTCATGCCAAAATCATTGAATTAATAGCCTCTTGCTCATAATATCCTTGGTCATCCCAAGATGCTAAATATCTCACCATGGAGGAGAAAAATCACTTCAATTTAGCGGAAGGCCTTGCAAAGTGTTGAACATTGGCCGATATGTATGGTTAGTATCCAATTCGCATTCAAACTCGAAGTTATCTCCACTCAAACCGGTAGTTTACCAATGGCATGAGGACAAGTAGTTCTTATAACCGACAAACCGTGCATGCTAAGTGATTGATAAAAAGGAGTAAGCGGGGTCATAATAATCCAATCGGTAACTTATGGCACTTTCAAAAGTATCGATGAGATAAATATTAAGAAGCCCGATCACTCCATCATCCTATATTAATCCTCAACTTGTGGCAACTTGGCAAAGATGATCAACATGCCGATATACTTGATTTATGTCTTCTTCAATAACTTAGGTAAAATCAAAAGATAACAGCCTGTTCGAGTTCGGAAATCATTAATGTGAAGCTAGTTTTTATAACTAACTCCCAAACGGCTTCGAAGTTCCTCTATCCAGCTCTTTCCAAGTTCTACACAACTTATGCCGATGATTAAGCTTTCGACTTAGACCAACATGGTTTCCTAGATGCTCCCAGTTCATGCTAAAATGGAGATGTAGATAGGGTACGTATGCTGTTAAaggaagacatgaaatgaattcaTCGAACATAAAGATTGCAGGCTAAGCATCAGAATAAACGTATGGAGTCGATAACTCATGCAATGGTTTGATAGAAGGCGTCAAAGGGATTCCATCTCaaggaatgcaatgaaatgatcgTAGTCGACATAGATAAccagaaactttcaagcaaaggAGATTCGCAGATGCATagccaaattccacgacctttTACCAAAATGGAAGCTTTCGAACAGGTTACGGGCATCCATCAAAGTGCCTCAAATCGATGTCATCTCATGACATGCGATGactgcaagatatgcacaaaatcaaGACTTGAAATGTGGAAGCATAGCCGAGGCATGTGAGATAGTCGGCATGATGCATCAAAGAAATGCGGTCTCATCACAGCGTATATAGAGAttgaatttgttgaaaaggctttgaaAAGTTTTAAGAAATACACTTGCGggtataaagccaaattccacactCATTTGCCAACAGCTTACACAGATAACAGAACAAGGAAAACATGATAAAAGTCCacatttttgtcagatattatagaTGGAAAATGCATGCATATGTGGAAGCATAGACACGACATGAAAATGTTGACAGCCGCCTCATAAGAGAGGTCGTCCTATGGAACACAGTGATCATCGAGATTTGCAGTGAGTGGATTTGTTGAGGCATTAAAAACTTTCAAACAATTGCATTTCACCGTTGCAGGTTTGCGTAGATATGCATGCAAAATATGGGATGCAGTGGTTGCAGGATATACACAAATTCAATTTGTTGAAACGTCCTCACAAACTATCCAGCAAGCGCAGTGGCTAGGGTGGTAGAGAATTCTTTGGCAGatatttttgtttgcattgtttctataggcatatttgtgaaatatcaaatcaaaatccaaaagTTTTCTCAACTCCTCTCTACCTGCAACGAAGTTATATAGATAGCCAAGATATCATCTCATGGAAACACTTTTCTAAACATGCACGCATCATAAACAATGTGCCCAAGTTTTGAAGAATGTGTTCTTATAGCATAACTCATTACTTGGCTGTTCATCAAGGGAAAGCTTCAAAGTTGTTTTGTTCTTTAGAATGAGAGAAATAATTTCTCTGTGTCCTTAGATGGCTGGATGGTGAGGTGGTTACAAGTACCATAGATGAAGCAAACAAAGATGGAAAGCACCTCAATATATCTCGCAACTTTGTTTTTCATCAAAGTTATAAAGTTTCAAGTTGTTCTTTGTAAAAGCGACTTAAGACGCTTATTGTAACTAAAGTTAGCTTGTAGGCTTTTGTAAAAGTTAGTTGTCCTAACTTGTTTCCAAAAGGTAGTTATTTGAAGTTGTCACTTGGGTAGTTGTCCTAAGTTGGTACTTAAGGTAGTTATCCTAAATGGTTATCAAGAGTTGGTTATCCTAAGTGGTTATTTAggaagttattctaagtagttacacAAAGTAGTTATGAGTTGGTTATTAAGGTAGTCATTGCAGgatgcctataaatacaaggccaaTTCATTTGTAAGGAGAGATACTCAGACAAAGGGGGGACTATGGAGAAATTCTTAGAGAAATAGTTTGAGAATTTTGTGTTTGCACTTTGTATAGAAGAGTTCTTGAGATTGTATAATTTCATGAAGATAATAAAGGATGCATTTAGCTCGTATGTGCTAGATGTGCTTCTTAAGTTATTATTACTAATCTTTCGTATGTCAAATTAGTGATATCTTTTGTCTATGTGCAAATCATCTGTCATCTATTGGAATGCTTACAGTTCATGCAATTAATGTAATGAAACACAATCAAGCTTTAGTATCTTGGTTGGGATGTGCTAGAGTTACCcatctcttcgtatgttgagatATTTGTGAATTAAACTTATATTGTGCTTAAATCCCCCTTTGTAGTCATTATCTATTGTGAAATCTCAATTGGTATTCGTATGTCTATTTTTGGGGTTTCCGTTCTTTATATTTCTTAGTTCTATGTTTTTCtcttttatgtactttcaggttaaaagtacacaaaaatctcaaaataccccccatcatacgagggagctgcccctctcaaacacagaggaagattgtggcctcaacacaatctctccaactgttgaaACGGTTATCACTTCTCTTCGGACGAACAGGATCAATTTTAAAGGAGAAtccgcagtgacaaatctgtttaccaacacaatTAAAAATACTGAAATATATGATGAAAATTCAAATAAACATTGAAGCGTAAATGCATTGCCCAAAAAAACCCAAAGGATTGCTTTCATCCTCTTATATGTTTAGGTCAGAATTTTAGGTCAGAATTTTAGAGGCACCCAAGTATATCTTTCGAGGAAAATGGCTATTGAAACTCCCTGACCTGAGGACTATTCTTCCGATTTTTAGCAGTCAAAATATATAGCACTAAACAAAATTCCCATCTCCTTAGAATGCAGTCATCATTTATAGACACCTACTACTAGTTGTCATCACAAAGTAAATACATGCAGTTATTAGAAATTTTAACTCATTTTCACAGATGAACTAACACATTGCTCCACAACTGCAGGGACATACCGACCAGCATAGAATTCAAGAGTTGAATTTGCTTTATACATTTGCACAAGAGAAACCTTCGATCATCAGCGCAA from Cryptomeria japonica chromosome 3, Sugi_1.0, whole genome shotgun sequence harbors:
- the LOC131053334 gene encoding spermidine hydroxycinnamoyl transferase: MEDLSQVNVLRVSTVKPAVPTESRRMFLSAFDLMWRGMKSVERLLFYKTSCNEFDVIVERLKSSLSSILVHFYPLAGRLAFGDENKRLEIDCNDEGILFFEASANLHFHDLEISEFEYRPVFRRLIPALRQYQEEELPLLSIQVTAFNGGSICIGTRLHHIVADGNSYWHFMKSWAECCRGAPISRYPEHKRDFFRLSNNIINPSNIAAEDSKCTFHESKQAQSKSCKTDGETQHLPSQMPDHKNESSETKLLDSNQIYKIDDVSRPLEKGNQPKDLIYKTFHCSKEMIQKQKAQAEKNGNQVFSSFVAVAAHFWRCIVKARQIPDEGPVGMLLLVDSRNRANPPLSPAYFGNCVQITFANATARELLSQTVSFACSLIKEAVNKCTEESLINMIKWEESNWQDKEREKPEKRPMRERCTVHVISSPRFPVYEVDYGWGRPVNVQAASMNEIGAMVLFPGRDGGGTMDISTCLPQSQMDVFHSLFVGSISSLQPDE